In Neorhizobium sp. NCHU2750, a single genomic region encodes these proteins:
- a CDS encoding SDR family oxidoreductase: MSKLEGKVAVIVGGSTGMALATAKRFVAEGARVFITGRRQDVLDAAVEEIGGNTEGVAGDIASNDDLDRLYEVVKQKAGHVDILFVSAGAPASPTEHVTTATMNDFHTTFSINVRGVLFAVQKALPLMPDGGSIILNSSIAGQIGLVGAGLYCASKAAVRSFARTWAMELKDRAIRVNVISPGPIDTPFTKNAPQQWKDQMTAGVPLNRFGRPEEIAGAALFLASDDSSYVNALELSVDGGFTQV; this comes from the coding sequence ATGTCCAAACTCGAAGGAAAAGTGGCTGTCATTGTCGGCGGTTCGACCGGAATGGCATTGGCGACGGCCAAGCGGTTCGTGGCCGAGGGTGCCCGGGTCTTCATCACTGGCCGCCGCCAGGACGTGCTGGATGCGGCGGTGGAAGAGATAGGTGGAAATACCGAAGGCGTCGCAGGCGATATCGCCAGCAATGACGATCTGGATCGGCTTTATGAGGTCGTGAAGCAGAAGGCAGGTCACGTCGACATCCTCTTCGTCAGCGCCGGTGCGCCGGCCAGCCCGACCGAACATGTGACGACGGCGACGATGAACGATTTCCATACGACATTCAGCATCAATGTCCGCGGCGTGCTGTTTGCCGTGCAGAAGGCCCTGCCGCTGATGCCGGACGGAGGTTCGATCATTCTCAACAGCTCGATTGCCGGGCAGATCGGATTGGTGGGCGCCGGGCTTTACTGCGCCAGCAAGGCGGCGGTGCGGTCCTTCGCCAGAACATGGGCGATGGAGCTGAAGGACCGGGCGATCCGGGTGAACGTCATCAGCCCCGGCCCGATCGACACGCCGTTTACGAAAAACGCGCCGCAGCAATGGAAGGACCAGATGACAGCCGGGGTGCCGCTCAACCGTTTCGGCCGGCCGGAAGAGATCGCCGGAGCGGCACTGTTTCTGGCATCGGATGATTCAAGCTATGTCAACGCGCTGGAACTGAGCGTCGACGGCGGTTTTACGCAGGTCTGA
- a CDS encoding ABC transporter permease, translating to MNIEAIKSIYFFEMARMRRTLLQSVISPVITTSLYFIVFGTAIGSRIQTVDGVPYGSFITPGLIMLTLLTQCTANGSIGIYFPKFTGTIYEILSAPVAMTEILVGYVGAAASKGLIIGLIILATASFFVEIRIAHPVLMVLFLVLTAITFSLFGFIIGVWAKNFEQLNIVPMLVVPPLTFLGGSFYSIDMLPPFWQAVSHLNPVLYLVSGFRWSFYEIADVNPVVSLVMIGVFLAVCLSVLGWMFKTGYRLRS from the coding sequence ATGAATATCGAAGCGATCAAATCCATCTACTTCTTCGAGATGGCCCGCATGCGCCGCACGCTGTTGCAGAGCGTCATTTCACCGGTCATCACCACCTCGCTCTATTTCATTGTCTTCGGAACGGCGATCGGCTCGCGGATCCAGACGGTTGACGGCGTTCCCTACGGTTCCTTCATCACCCCCGGCCTGATCATGCTGACATTGCTGACGCAATGCACGGCAAACGGCTCGATCGGCATCTATTTCCCCAAATTCACCGGCACGATCTACGAAATCCTCTCCGCCCCCGTGGCGATGACGGAAATCCTTGTCGGCTATGTCGGGGCGGCCGCCAGCAAGGGCCTGATCATCGGCCTGATCATCCTCGCCACCGCCTCCTTCTTCGTCGAGATCCGCATCGCCCATCCCGTCCTGATGGTACTTTTTCTGGTGCTGACGGCCATCACCTTCAGCCTGTTCGGCTTCATCATCGGCGTCTGGGCGAAGAATTTCGAACAGCTCAATATCGTGCCGATGCTGGTCGTGCCGCCGCTGACATTTCTCGGCGGAAGTTTTTACTCGATAGACATGCTGCCGCCCTTCTGGCAGGCGGTAAGCCATCTCAATCCGGTGCTTTACCTCGTCTCCGGCTTCCGCTGGAGCTTTTACGAGATCGCCGACGTCAACCCGGTCGTCAGCCTCGTGATGATCGGCGTTTTCCTCGCCGTCTGCCTCTCGGTCCTCGGCTGGATGTTCAAGACGGGATACCGGTTGCGCAGCTGA
- a CDS encoding MFS transporter — MHGSPLPSDDETRTGHGVAHDAGTGETFTRWGAVASLTLGVFGLVTAEFLPVSLLTPLSEDLGVSTGVAGQSITTTAVMAALAGPGIVIGTRAIDRRVTVLALTALLVISSLVAATAANITMVLIARALLGIGLGGFWAMSAALAMRLVPAAMMPRAMAIIMAGVSVATVCAAPLGAWIGATLGWRAAFYLSASVGVIAFIAQAALLPALPPNGHAGLGTLVALLRRPAIRTGLITILLFVAGHFAGFTYIRPYLEQVPQLDVETISLILLVYGIAGFFGNFLGGIVSERSPRLSVTLFATLVAASAVVLAIGGASLAVATTAIALWGLGFGAFPVSIQSFVVRHAPDEAESAGALVIPAFQIAISSGAILGGVLIELEGPVSVIFVLAIAALAGASVMGARGERRQLSLG; from the coding sequence ATGCACGGCAGCCCTTTACCATCCGACGACGAAACGCGGACCGGACACGGTGTCGCACATGATGCCGGCACAGGCGAAACATTTACCCGCTGGGGTGCGGTCGCGTCGCTGACGCTTGGCGTATTCGGGCTCGTGACGGCCGAGTTCCTGCCTGTCAGCCTGCTCACGCCGCTTTCCGAAGATCTCGGCGTCAGCACCGGCGTCGCCGGCCAGTCGATCACCACCACCGCCGTGATGGCAGCCCTTGCCGGGCCTGGCATCGTCATCGGCACGCGCGCCATCGACCGGCGCGTCACTGTGCTGGCGCTGACGGCGCTTCTGGTCATATCGAGCCTTGTCGCCGCCACCGCCGCCAACATCACCATGGTGCTGATTGCCCGCGCGCTGCTCGGCATCGGGCTTGGCGGCTTCTGGGCGATGTCGGCCGCGCTCGCCATGCGGCTCGTTCCCGCCGCGATGATGCCGCGGGCGATGGCGATCATCATGGCCGGCGTTTCGGTTGCCACGGTCTGTGCCGCGCCGCTCGGTGCCTGGATCGGCGCGACGCTCGGCTGGCGGGCTGCCTTCTATCTTTCGGCCAGCGTCGGTGTGATCGCCTTCATCGCCCAGGCTGCACTTTTGCCTGCCCTGCCGCCAAACGGCCATGCCGGTCTCGGCACGCTGGTGGCACTGTTGCGCCGCCCGGCCATCCGCACCGGGCTGATCACCATCCTGCTGTTCGTTGCGGGCCATTTCGCCGGCTTCACCTATATCCGGCCGTACCTCGAACAGGTTCCGCAGCTCGATGTGGAAACGATCTCGCTGATCCTGCTCGTCTATGGCATTGCCGGCTTCTTCGGCAATTTTCTCGGCGGCATCGTCTCCGAGCGCAGCCCGCGCCTGTCGGTGACGCTGTTTGCGACGCTGGTCGCAGCGTCCGCCGTGGTGCTCGCCATCGGCGGTGCCTCGCTCGCGGTTGCCACGACGGCGATCGCACTCTGGGGGCTCGGTTTCGGCGCCTTCCCGGTCAGCATCCAGAGCTTTGTCGTGCGGCATGCGCCGGACGAGGCGGAAAGTGCCGGAGCGCTCGTCATTCCCGCCTTCCAGATCGCCATTTCGAGCGGCGCCATTCTCGGCGGCGTACTGATCGAACTCGAAGGCCCGGTATCCGTGATCTTCGTGCTGGCGATTGCCGCACTTGCCGGCGCCTCCGTCATGGGGGCGCGGGGCGAACGCAGGCAGCTTTCGCTCGGCTAA
- a CDS encoding helix-turn-helix domain-containing protein, which produces MSNRSELAIVPEQPEPECELFGLLEMLSGPWTMHILCLLAMNGPLRFAVLQRHIEGISTRVLTVRLRALERRGLITRSIRDTVPPEVIYAPTPRLEEMRQVIKGLHILASKWAEEDRAMDAA; this is translated from the coding sequence ATGTCGAACCGAAGCGAACTTGCCATTGTCCCTGAACAGCCGGAGCCGGAATGCGAGCTTTTCGGCCTTCTCGAAATGCTGTCCGGTCCCTGGACGATGCATATTCTGTGCCTGCTGGCGATGAACGGACCTTTGCGGTTTGCGGTGCTCCAGCGGCATATCGAGGGGATATCGACAAGGGTGCTGACCGTCCGGCTGCGGGCGCTTGAAAGACGCGGTCTGATCACCCGCAGCATCCGCGACACCGTGCCACCCGAAGTGATCTATGCGCCCACCCCGCGCCTTGAGGAAATGCGCCAGGTCATCAAAGGGCTTCATATTCTGGCAAGCAAATGGGCCGAGGAAGACCGCGCGATGGATGCGGCTTAG
- a CDS encoding AraC family transcriptional regulator, which yields MLDRSSKSPSSQFSIAAAADPLSEMLRGLRLDGVEYGRCRLSDPWATAFPAEEAARFHFISSGRALLKTPSGEWLELNAGDAVLLPRGDAHVLASAEDVEPLPFGRYGKKEVCQGVFDIKCADALCGTVALTASMRFNIDKLHPLLQLMPEAMLTSDLATSEPAIPHLLDAMAHEVDMDRVGAGGILARLADVLTATIIRTWVEHGCGDTSGWIAAVRNPEVGRVLAAIHLEPERDWSVAELARLMGASRSGFAERFARVVGETPARYVARVRMHQARLWLKDGMRVAVAAERLGYDAEASFSRAFKRIIGDPPSHFRAREVTTSGVVELAATG from the coding sequence ATGCTTGACAGATCGTCCAAATCTCCGTCGTCCCAGTTTTCCATCGCCGCTGCCGCCGATCCCTTGTCGGAAATGCTGCGCGGCCTACGCCTCGATGGCGTCGAATATGGTCGCTGCCGGCTTTCCGACCCCTGGGCAACAGCCTTTCCGGCCGAAGAGGCCGCACGGTTTCATTTCATCTCGTCGGGCAGGGCGCTGCTCAAGACGCCGTCGGGCGAATGGCTGGAACTGAATGCCGGCGATGCGGTGCTTCTGCCACGTGGCGATGCCCATGTGCTCGCCAGCGCCGAGGATGTCGAACCGCTGCCCTTCGGCCGCTATGGCAAGAAGGAGGTCTGCCAGGGCGTCTTCGACATAAAATGTGCCGATGCGCTTTGCGGCACGGTGGCGCTGACCGCCTCGATGCGCTTCAACATCGACAAACTGCACCCGCTGCTGCAACTGATGCCCGAGGCCATGCTGACATCCGATCTCGCCACCAGCGAGCCGGCCATTCCGCATCTGCTCGATGCCATGGCCCATGAGGTGGACATGGATCGGGTGGGCGCAGGCGGCATTCTGGCACGGCTTGCCGACGTGCTGACCGCCACGATCATCCGCACCTGGGTCGAACATGGCTGCGGCGATACCAGCGGCTGGATTGCCGCGGTGCGCAATCCGGAAGTCGGCCGCGTTCTCGCCGCCATCCATCTGGAGCCAGAGCGCGACTGGAGCGTTGCCGAACTCGCCCGCCTGATGGGCGCCTCCCGCTCCGGCTTTGCCGAACGCTTCGCCCGCGTCGTCGGCGAAACGCCGGCCCGCTATGTCGCAAGGGTCAGGATGCATCAGGCGCGGCTGTGGCTGAAGGACGGCATGCGGGTGGCCGTGGCGGCCGAAAGGCTGGGCTATGACGCCGAAGCCTCGTTCAGCCGCGCCTTCAAGCGCATCATCGGCGATCCGCCAAGCCATTTTCGCGCACGCGAGGTGACGACGTCGGGCGTGGTGGAACTGGCCGCCACGGGGTAA
- a CDS encoding PrpF domain-containing protein, which translates to MSAQTDRFLSIRRAAGETEFPVHHMRGGTSTGLVLWEDLVPAEPHLREELLRHLMGVPLDGTLKGNRQITGLGRGPATSNKVFLARVEEVDGKRRIVSTLAQLASDHGRIDWSVNCGNMSSALLMWALDCGFIEGSVSGMVEAEIANTNTGVVTTARMERDTGGRSKCAEIPGVDGSFPLVDLFLHAPTGSKTGHLLPTGSAIDEIAGHVVSCVDVAVPMVIARAADFGKTAEEPVAELEADLEFKSRFKQVWVEAALRMGLCRKDGQLMTRAEIEQSETVPKACIVAPPRAGGHIAVRYFTPQTTHASLAVSGGCCLAAAALIPGSVANQIATGLPQISPSYSDLGIRIENPAGMLDTTLDARSVDGAVDIRRAAYRRSSQILLRGHTPLYRASGELIAALEKFRSRPTLPYTRD; encoded by the coding sequence ATGTCCGCACAGACCGATCGCTTTCTCAGCATTCGCCGCGCCGCTGGCGAAACGGAGTTTCCGGTTCATCACATGCGCGGCGGAACGTCGACGGGGCTCGTTTTATGGGAAGATCTGGTTCCGGCAGAGCCGCATCTGCGCGAGGAACTGCTGCGCCATCTGATGGGTGTGCCGCTTGACGGCACGCTCAAGGGCAATCGCCAGATCACCGGGCTGGGGCGTGGGCCCGCAACCAGCAACAAGGTCTTTCTGGCGCGTGTCGAAGAGGTCGACGGCAAGCGCCGGATCGTCAGCACGCTTGCGCAACTGGCGTCGGATCACGGACGCATCGACTGGAGCGTGAATTGCGGCAACATGTCATCGGCCCTGTTGATGTGGGCGCTCGATTGCGGATTTATCGAGGGCAGCGTCTCGGGCATGGTGGAGGCCGAAATCGCCAATACCAATACCGGCGTGGTGACCACTGCGCGCATGGAGCGCGATACCGGCGGCCGGTCCAAATGCGCCGAGATACCGGGCGTCGACGGCTCGTTCCCGCTGGTCGATCTGTTCCTCCACGCGCCGACCGGAAGCAAGACGGGACATCTCCTGCCCACCGGTTCCGCGATCGACGAGATTGCCGGTCATGTCGTCTCCTGCGTCGATGTCGCCGTGCCGATGGTGATCGCCAGGGCTGCCGATTTCGGCAAGACGGCCGAGGAGCCGGTTGCCGAACTGGAGGCGGATCTCGAATTCAAGAGCCGGTTCAAGCAGGTCTGGGTGGAAGCCGCGCTGCGCATGGGCCTGTGCCGGAAGGACGGGCAATTGATGACGCGTGCGGAGATCGAGCAGAGCGAGACCGTGCCGAAGGCCTGTATCGTCGCCCCGCCCCGCGCCGGCGGGCATATCGCCGTCCGATATTTCACGCCGCAGACCACGCATGCGTCTCTCGCGGTTTCGGGCGGATGCTGCCTCGCTGCGGCAGCATTGATCCCCGGTAGCGTCGCAAACCAGATCGCCACCGGGCTTCCGCAGATCTCCCCGTCCTATTCCGACCTTGGCATCCGCATCGAAAATCCGGCCGGCATGCTGGATACCACGCTCGACGCCCGATCGGTCGATGGCGCGGTGGATATCCGCCGCGCGGCCTACCGGCGCAGCAGCCAGATACTCTTGCGCGGGCACACACCGCTCTATCGCGCGTCAGGGGAATTGATTGCGGCGCTGGAGAAATTTCGCTCTCGCCCCACACTCCCATATACTCGGGATTAG
- a CDS encoding lysozyme inhibitor LprI family protein has translation MKKLLFTLLLLMPAAHASADSLYDKCMDQADGTNTAFAKCGGDWVSRADARLNKVWKELNAGFADRDEAKKALLAEQRLWNAYKESSCQFYMSDFGREGQVISFPACRASVIEQRAKELESYGSEKQ, from the coding sequence ATGAAAAAGCTGCTCTTCACCCTCCTGTTGCTGATGCCCGCGGCCCATGCCTCGGCAGACAGCCTCTATGACAAATGCATGGATCAGGCCGACGGGACGAACACCGCCTTCGCCAAATGCGGCGGCGATTGGGTATCGCGTGCCGATGCAAGGCTGAACAAGGTCTGGAAGGAACTGAATGCCGGCTTCGCCGATCGCGACGAAGCGAAAAAGGCCCTGCTGGCGGAGCAGCGCCTCTGGAATGCCTACAAGGAAAGCTCCTGCCAGTTCTACATGAGCGATTTCGGCCGGGAGGGACAGGTCATCAGCTTCCCCGCTTGCCGGGCCAGCGTCATCGAGCAGCGGGCGAAGGAACTCGAAAGTTACGGGTCCGAGAAGCAGTGA
- a CDS encoding GNAT family N-acetyltransferase, translated as MIRPAVAADETNIRACAESAYTRYIEAIGRRPAPMDADFAAKISAGEVYVAEDDDGVFQGFIVFFPDDGHMFLENVAVMPSAAGKGVGKSLIGFCEAEARRQGLSAIELYTNEKMIENLSIYPRLGYVETDRRSENGFNRVFFEKKL; from the coding sequence GTGATCAGACCGGCAGTCGCAGCGGACGAAACGAATATCAGGGCCTGTGCCGAAAGCGCCTATACGCGCTATATCGAGGCGATCGGCAGGCGGCCGGCGCCTATGGATGCGGATTTCGCAGCAAAGATTTCTGCCGGCGAGGTCTATGTCGCCGAGGATGACGATGGCGTATTTCAGGGCTTCATCGTCTTCTTCCCCGATGACGGCCACATGTTTCTGGAAAATGTCGCGGTCATGCCGTCCGCCGCGGGCAAAGGCGTCGGCAAGTCTCTGATCGGCTTCTGCGAAGCGGAGGCCCGCCGGCAGGGGCTCTCGGCGATCGAACTCTATACCAACGAGAAGATGATCGAGAACCTGTCGATCTATCCACGCTTGGGCTATGTCGAGACCGACCGGCGCAGCGAGAACGGTTTCAACCGGGTGTTCTTCGAAAAGAAGCTCTGA
- a CDS encoding ABC transporter ATP-binding protein, which yields MPPIISVQKLTKTYGNGFDALKGVDLDIERGEILALLGPNGAGKTTLISIICGIVNPTGGKVFVGGHDVVKDFRQTRSMIGLVPQELTTDQFETVWNTVSFSRGVYGKKPNPALIEKILRELSLWNKKDNMLRELSGGMKRRVLIAKALSHEPEVLFLDEPTAGVDVSLRRDMWEVVKKLREDGVTIILTTHYIEEAEEIADRVGVINGGKLLLIEQKAALMKKLGRKQLMLELAEPLQALPESLGGFDLALSEDGMRLTHDYGNDDGQGSIAALLSALTAAGIQVKDLSTRQSSLEDIFVALVEEKA from the coding sequence ATGCCCCCCATCATATCGGTCCAGAAGCTGACCAAGACCTATGGCAACGGTTTCGATGCTCTGAAAGGCGTCGATCTCGACATCGAGCGTGGCGAGATCCTGGCGCTGCTCGGCCCCAATGGCGCTGGCAAGACGACGCTGATCTCGATCATCTGCGGCATCGTCAATCCGACCGGCGGCAAGGTTTTCGTCGGCGGTCATGACGTGGTGAAGGACTTTCGCCAGACCCGCTCGATGATCGGCCTCGTGCCGCAGGAACTGACGACAGACCAGTTCGAAACGGTCTGGAACACGGTGAGCTTTTCGCGTGGCGTGTACGGCAAGAAGCCGAACCCGGCGCTGATCGAGAAGATCCTGCGCGAACTGTCGCTGTGGAACAAGAAGGACAACATGCTGCGCGAGCTTTCCGGCGGCATGAAGCGGCGCGTGCTGATCGCCAAGGCGCTGAGCCATGAGCCGGAAGTCCTCTTCCTCGATGAGCCGACCGCCGGCGTTGATGTCAGCCTTCGCCGCGACATGTGGGAAGTGGTCAAGAAGCTGCGCGAGGACGGCGTGACGATCATCCTGACCACCCACTATATCGAGGAGGCGGAAGAGATCGCCGACCGCGTCGGCGTCATCAACGGCGGCAAGCTGCTGCTGATCGAGCAGAAGGCGGCGCTGATGAAAAAGCTCGGCCGCAAGCAGCTGATGCTCGAACTCGCCGAGCCGCTCCAGGCCTTGCCGGAAAGCCTCGGCGGTTTCGATCTGGCGCTATCAGAGGACGGCATGCGGCTCACCCACGACTATGGCAATGACGACGGGCAGGGCAGCATCGCAGCCCTTCTTTCCGCCCTGACGGCGGCCGGCATACAGGTCAAGGACCTGTCGACGCGGCAGAGTTCGCTGGAGGACATTTTCGTCGCTCTGGTGGAGGAAAAGGCATGA
- a CDS encoding ADP-ribosylation/crystallin J1 has protein sequence MTLWRPVGPAELELIRQSGMRAFPPRLPDQPIFYPVLSEDYAIRIARDWNVGRDGAGYVTRFEVLTSFLDGFAAQEAGGKALREYWIPAEELENFNAAIVGEIVVTRTFEREM, from the coding sequence ATGACACTCTGGAGGCCGGTCGGACCGGCGGAACTGGAACTGATCAGGCAAAGCGGCATGCGCGCATTCCCGCCGCGACTGCCGGACCAGCCGATCTTCTATCCCGTCCTCAGCGAGGATTACGCGATCCGCATCGCGCGGGACTGGAACGTTGGTCGGGATGGTGCCGGCTATGTCACGCGATTTGAGGTGTTGACCTCCTTCCTTGACGGCTTTGCCGCACAGGAAGCCGGCGGCAAGGCTCTCCGCGAATACTGGATACCCGCCGAAGAACTCGAAAATTTCAATGCGGCTATCGTCGGGGAAATTGTCGTCACGAGAACCTTCGAGCGCGAGATGTGA
- a CDS encoding SDR family oxidoreductase, with protein sequence MERFDGRRVLITGGTSGMGLAGARRIIAEGGKVILTGLNEDRLQAARQEFGKSALVVRNDAADPTATALAGIVASAGPLDGLWLNAAFATLAAPEEINAADFDRMMATNVRGPMLQLAALSPHLAKGASVVVTSSSSTYEGAAATSLYAATKGAVVAMARSWATALAPRGIRVNTLLPGPIETNFRSFLPDEARRGFENFVVEQVPLARAGTPEEAAAVALFLLSSDSSYVTGSQYAVDGGLIMQ encoded by the coding sequence ATGGAGAGATTTGACGGCAGGCGCGTGCTGATCACCGGCGGCACAAGCGGCATGGGTCTCGCCGGCGCCCGCCGCATCATCGCCGAGGGCGGTAAGGTCATCCTGACGGGGTTGAACGAAGATCGTCTCCAGGCGGCACGGCAGGAATTCGGCAAAAGTGCACTGGTCGTCCGCAACGATGCCGCCGATCCGACCGCGACGGCGCTTGCCGGGATCGTCGCCTCGGCAGGCCCTCTCGACGGCCTGTGGCTCAACGCTGCCTTCGCCACTCTGGCGGCGCCAGAGGAAATCAACGCCGCGGACTTCGATCGCATGATGGCGACCAATGTCCGCGGACCGATGCTCCAGCTCGCCGCCCTTTCTCCCCATCTCGCAAAGGGCGCCTCCGTCGTCGTCACCTCGTCGAGTTCCACCTATGAAGGAGCGGCCGCCACCAGCCTTTACGCTGCCACCAAGGGCGCGGTTGTGGCGATGGCGAGATCCTGGGCCACAGCTCTCGCGCCGCGCGGCATCCGCGTCAACACGCTTCTGCCCGGCCCGATCGAAACCAATTTCCGCAGCTTTCTGCCGGACGAGGCCCGCCGGGGTTTCGAGAATTTCGTCGTCGAACAGGTGCCGCTCGCACGCGCCGGAACCCCCGAGGAAGCTGCAGCCGTGGCGCTGTTCCTGCTGTCTTCGGATTCTTCCTATGTCACCGGAAGCCAGTATGCCGTCGATGGCGGGCTGATCATGCAGTGA
- a CDS encoding MarR family transcriptional regulator, with product MNNVQNTHISRGDGISAKLKTLHGSLLDIVNVMNRPQRDEVLIRAAGIKLDRALFPLLVIVERAGPIGVVELADRVGRDHTTVSRQIAKLEALGLVERRPGTSDRRVREAAATQDGKAMTLRIDQARERIARAVFSGWNPEEFDDMVRLMRKLADAMMKDPEGEM from the coding sequence ATGAATAATGTGCAAAATACACACATATCCCGCGGTGACGGGATAAGTGCGAAGCTGAAGACCCTGCATGGCTCTCTGCTGGACATCGTCAACGTGATGAACCGGCCGCAGCGCGACGAGGTGCTGATCAGGGCGGCCGGCATCAAGCTCGACCGCGCGCTGTTTCCCCTTCTCGTCATCGTCGAGCGTGCCGGCCCGATCGGCGTGGTCGAGCTGGCTGACCGGGTCGGCCGCGACCACACGACGGTAAGCCGCCAGATCGCCAAGCTCGAGGCGCTGGGGCTCGTCGAACGACGGCCGGGGACAAGCGACCGCCGCGTACGCGAGGCCGCCGCCACGCAGGACGGCAAGGCGATGACGCTCAGGATCGATCAGGCCCGAGAGCGGATCGCGCGGGCCGTGTTTTCCGGATGGAACCCGGAGGAGTTCGACGACATGGTGCGGCTGATGCGCAAGCTGGCGGACGCAATGATGAAGGATCCGGAGGGTGAAATGTGA
- a CDS encoding alpha/beta fold hydrolase: MPNQNQHGGEDRESRINWIRTGPADAEAVLLIHPVGYDLTHWDMQIDGLRHAYDVIAFDLPGHGLSPALPEDFSFEVMAARVKSVIEASGHRAAHIVGISVGGMIAQTFALAQPDMTLSLTLVATASTFPTAAREGMRLRAQTVRQSGMAAILEPTLQRWFTPATLAERPHVIDRVTKVLLAGNPQVHAAMWEMIAGFDLHDRLDAIRCPTLILVGDQDPSTPPTAAGQMAERIGNSRLVVIEGASHMLAIERFERVNAEITSFLQG, encoded by the coding sequence ATGCCCAATCAGAACCAACATGGCGGCGAAGACCGGGAGAGCCGGATCAACTGGATAAGGACCGGACCAGCGGATGCCGAGGCGGTGCTGCTCATCCATCCGGTCGGCTATGACCTGACCCATTGGGACATGCAGATCGACGGTCTCCGTCACGCCTATGACGTCATTGCCTTCGACCTGCCCGGACACGGCCTGTCTCCGGCTTTGCCAGAGGATTTTTCCTTCGAGGTTATGGCGGCCAGAGTGAAATCCGTCATCGAGGCCTCGGGTCATCGGGCCGCACACATTGTCGGCATATCCGTGGGCGGGATGATCGCCCAGACCTTCGCACTGGCCCAGCCGGACATGACCTTGTCCCTCACCCTCGTTGCGACCGCATCAACCTTTCCGACGGCCGCAAGAGAGGGGATGCGCCTGCGTGCCCAGACTGTCCGGCAAAGCGGCATGGCCGCGATCCTGGAGCCGACGCTGCAGCGGTGGTTTACGCCGGCAACGCTTGCCGAGCGCCCGCATGTAATCGACCGCGTCACCAAGGTTCTCCTGGCCGGAAACCCGCAGGTCCATGCCGCGATGTGGGAGATGATCGCCGGTTTCGACCTGCATGACAGGCTGGACGCGATCCGATGCCCGACGCTCATTCTCGTCGGTGACCAGGACCCGAGCACGCCGCCGACCGCTGCCGGCCAGATGGCAGAACGGATTGGAAATTCGCGCCTGGTTGTCATCGAGGGCGCCTCCCACATGCTGGCGATCGAACGCTTCGAGCGTGTCAACGCCGAGATCACGTCATTCCTTCAGGGCTGA
- a CDS encoding LysR family transcriptional regulator, with the protein MDHLERMRLFSRVVETGSFTDAGKVAGVAQSTVSKEMTALEARLGTQLVRRSPRGMTVTDAGRQFYDLSLRMLADFDAAEALIRSGHAEPAGRLRVAAPAVISSRLIAPNLPEFMVHFPDISIDMEVSERYVSLVENGIDVAIRIGSLPDSGLIARQIGALQPVVAASPAYLAAHGEPQTPADLAQHHCLPYLFEGTSRQWRFRGDQGAFTVATPSRFRTNDAASVHAAAIAGLGIAQGPTWMFRQDIEAGRLRPVFTQFRGDPVPIHAVTSTGRKSTAGARAFIEFMADCIDREPELRLR; encoded by the coding sequence TTGGATCATCTTGAAAGGATGCGCCTGTTCAGCAGGGTGGTGGAAACCGGAAGCTTCACCGATGCTGGCAAGGTGGCAGGCGTTGCCCAGTCGACGGTAAGCAAGGAAATGACGGCGCTTGAAGCCCGTCTCGGCACGCAGCTTGTCCGACGCAGCCCGCGCGGCATGACGGTGACGGATGCCGGCAGGCAGTTCTATGACCTCAGCCTGCGCATGCTGGCCGATTTCGATGCGGCCGAGGCCTTGATCCGCTCGGGCCATGCTGAGCCGGCCGGCAGGCTCCGTGTCGCCGCACCCGCCGTGATCTCCAGCCGGCTCATCGCCCCGAACCTGCCGGAATTCATGGTGCATTTCCCCGATATCTCGATCGATATGGAGGTCTCCGAACGCTATGTCAGCCTTGTCGAGAATGGGATCGATGTGGCTATCCGGATCGGGTCGCTGCCCGATAGCGGCCTCATCGCCCGCCAGATCGGCGCGCTGCAGCCAGTTGTCGCCGCGTCGCCAGCCTATCTTGCCGCCCATGGCGAACCGCAGACGCCGGCGGATCTCGCGCAGCATCACTGCCTGCCATATCTCTTCGAGGGCACGTCCAGGCAATGGCGGTTTCGCGGTGATCAGGGGGCATTCACGGTTGCGACCCCGTCGCGCTTCCGCACCAACGATGCCGCAAGCGTCCATGCCGCCGCTATCGCCGGCCTGGGCATCGCGCAGGGGCCGACCTGGATGTTCCGGCAGGATATCGAAGCCGGCCGTCTCCGCCCCGTGTTCACGCAATTTCGCGGCGATCCCGTCCCGATCCATGCCGTCACCTCCACCGGCCGAAAATCGACAGCCGGCGCCCGGGCTTTCATCGAGTTCATGGCGGACTGTATCGACAGGGAGCCGGAACTGCGCTTGCGGTGA